The following are from one region of the Nicotiana tomentosiformis chromosome 7, ASM39032v3, whole genome shotgun sequence genome:
- the LOC104091015 gene encoding uncharacterized protein has product MGESNEELEPLFDYRRVQPFNTPFNLVCLDDDSPDSSPVISKKRKVNDSAVEKKEDKMEVVQIIDGEEEDWLPPSPNISAHTSNLVEDSTIKEIRLKKKELESIAHSAKNEFRDVEESVKRDLCASLRSIQDSVAEPPSKPPTKRAKIVISIRDKDGAKQFRVYMDDKFERLFKSYADKVKLDLKNLVFCFDGDKINPTATPSSLGMEDDDIIEVHVKPSC; this is encoded by the exons ATG GGGGAATCCAATGAAGAACTGGAACCGCTTTTTGATTACAGACGTGTTCAGCCCTTCAATACTCCCTTCAATCTTGTCTGCCTTGACG ATGACAGTCCAGACTCGTCTCCAGTAATCTCAAAGAAACGGAAAGTGAACGATTCTGCT GTCGAAAAGAAAGAAGACAAGATGGAAGTTGTTCAAATAATTGACGGTGAAGAGGAGGATTGGCTGCCACCTTCCCCAAACATTTCTGCTCATACTAGTAACCTTGTTGAAGATTCAACTATAAAGGAAATTAG GTTGAAAAAGAAAGAGCTGGAATCCATTGCCCACTCAGCTAAGAatgagttccgagatgttgaagAATCTGTAAAAAGAGATCTTTGTGCTTCCCTCCGTTCTATTCAAGATAGTGTTGCTGAGCCGCCATCAAAACCCCCAACTAAAAGAGCTAAAATAGTCATTTCTATCCGGGACAAGGATGGAGCAAAACAATTTCGAGTTTACATG GATGATAAATTTGAGAGGCTGTTCAAATCGTATGCTGATAAAGTCAAGCTTGATCTGAAAAATTTGGTTTTCTGCTTTGATGGGGATAAAATTAATCCTACTGCAACTCCCAGTAGCCTTGGGATGGAGGATGATGACATCATTGAAGTGCATGTAAAACCAAGTTGTTGA